The following coding sequences are from one Bradyrhizobium sp. 200 window:
- the hypB gene encoding hydrogenase nickel incorporation protein HypB, with the protein MCTVCGCSDAKASIEHTHDHSHDHSHGHDHSHRHGHSHDHHHHHDHAPGDGGLVDCSANPAGQQIAGMSSDRIIQVERDILGKNNRLAADNRARFRTDDVLVFNLVSSPGAGKTSLLIRAVSELKDSFPIGVIEGDQQTSNDAERIRSTGVPAIQVNTGKGCHLDAAMVGEAYDRLPWLNGGILFIENVGNLVCPAAFDLGEACKIVVFSTTEGEDKPLKYPDMFAASSLMLINKIDLAPVLDFDLARTIEYARRVSPKIEVLTVSACTGEGFAAFYAWIRKRVAQMKPTEMAVSG; encoded by the coding sequence ATGTGCACGGTATGCGGTTGCAGCGATGCCAAAGCGTCCATCGAACACACCCATGATCATTCCCATGATCATTCCCATGGGCACGATCATTCGCATCGTCATGGGCACAGCCACGACCATCACCATCATCATGATCACGCGCCCGGCGATGGCGGGCTGGTCGATTGCAGCGCCAACCCGGCAGGCCAGCAGATCGCCGGCATGAGCAGCGACCGCATCATCCAGGTCGAGCGCGACATTCTCGGCAAGAACAATCGGCTTGCCGCCGACAACCGCGCGCGCTTCCGCACCGACGACGTGCTCGTCTTCAACCTGGTCTCGAGCCCCGGCGCCGGAAAAACCTCGCTTCTGATTCGCGCCGTGTCCGAGCTGAAGGACAGCTTTCCGATTGGCGTGATCGAAGGCGATCAACAGACCTCCAACGATGCCGAACGGATCCGCTCGACCGGCGTGCCGGCGATCCAGGTCAATACCGGCAAGGGCTGCCATCTCGATGCCGCCATGGTCGGCGAAGCCTATGACCGCTTGCCCTGGCTTAACGGCGGCATCCTCTTCATCGAGAACGTCGGTAATCTCGTCTGTCCCGCGGCGTTCGATCTCGGCGAGGCCTGCAAGATCGTGGTGTTCTCGACCACGGAAGGCGAGGACAAGCCGCTGAAATATCCGGACATGTTCGCAGCCTCCTCTCTGATGCTGATCAACAAGATCGATCTTGCGCCCGTACTCGACTTCGATCTTGCAAGGACGATCGAATATGCGCGCCGGGTCAGTCCGAAGATCGAGGTTTTGACGGTGTCGGCGTGCACCGGTGAGGGTTTTGCGGCATTCTATGCCTGGATTCGCAAGCGGGTTGCACAGATGAAGCCGACCGAGATGGCCGTGTCGGGATGA
- a CDS encoding nickel-dependent hydrogenase large subunit has product MSLAFRNEIDITVWLAGGTIADVAIRPRSRPPLTRLFAGKPASSLPSVLPRLFSLCSMAHQVAFLSAVEAARGEDASLEIEHGRVVAVVAERLTELLRGLFVGRLTLDGAGAAAVRAMMEATAVLGGSIVERGEAVSRREAVAKIRASLAALGIASEEQAPRAGSALAVHLANFDGDALLPPVVEQSFLSAADDLEIVMRLLADGAIFSDAPDLHGRIPETGVWARRVGREPILPPGAGPAERLKARIAEVARLCAFLEADDGTVKDGVLQSYRLGTGRGAGAVECARGRLYHAVELDDEDRIVRFEFLAPTEWNFHARGPLVRSLQGSVLAGGRQGPDAVRTLVGSFDPCVGFSLSFREIGHA; this is encoded by the coding sequence ATGAGCCTGGCCTTCCGCAACGAGATCGACATCACGGTGTGGCTCGCCGGCGGCACGATCGCTGACGTCGCGATCCGGCCGCGCAGCCGGCCGCCGTTGACGCGCTTGTTCGCGGGAAAGCCAGCCTCGTCACTGCCGTCGGTGCTGCCGCGTCTGTTCTCCCTGTGCTCGATGGCGCATCAGGTAGCTTTCCTGTCCGCGGTCGAGGCGGCGCGGGGCGAGGATGCCAGTCTCGAGATCGAGCACGGTCGCGTCGTCGCTGTCGTCGCCGAACGCCTGACCGAATTGTTACGCGGCCTGTTCGTTGGCCGTCTCACGCTTGACGGCGCCGGCGCCGCAGCCGTTCGTGCCATGATGGAGGCCACGGCCGTTCTGGGTGGCAGCATCGTCGAGCGCGGGGAGGCGGTCTCGCGCCGCGAGGCGGTGGCGAAGATCAGGGCATCGCTCGCCGCGCTCGGGATCGCGAGCGAGGAGCAAGCCCCCCGGGCCGGCAGCGCGCTGGCGGTACATCTTGCGAATTTCGATGGCGATGCCTTGCTGCCGCCGGTGGTCGAACAGTCATTCCTGTCGGCAGCCGACGATCTCGAAATCGTCATGCGGCTGCTTGCCGATGGCGCGATATTCTCCGATGCGCCTGATCTCCATGGCCGGATTCCGGAGACCGGCGTCTGGGCGCGGCGGGTTGGGCGTGAGCCGATCCTGCCGCCGGGCGCGGGGCCCGCCGAGCGTCTGAAGGCGCGGATCGCAGAAGTGGCGCGGCTCTGCGCCTTCCTCGAGGCGGACGATGGGACAGTCAAGGACGGTGTCCTCCAGAGCTACCGGCTGGGGACCGGCAGAGGCGCGGGTGCCGTCGAATGCGCGCGGGGCCGGCTCTATCATGCCGTCGAGCTCGACGATGAAGACCGCATCGTCCGCTTTGAATTCTTGGCGCCGACGGAGTGGAATTTCCATGCCCGCGGGCCGTTGGTTCGCAGCCTCCAGGGCTCCGTTCTCGCCGGGGGCCGGCAGGGGCCGGATGCGGTCCGCACGCTCGTCGGCTCGTTCGATCCGTGCGTCGGCTTCAGCCTCAGCTTCCGCGAGATCGGCCATGCATGA
- a CDS encoding HyaD/HybD family hydrogenase maturation endopeptidase has translation MPTSSQANRILVLGIGNILWADEGFGVRAVEEFHRRYAVPNNVTILDGGTQGLYLVNYLEDADRLIVFDAIDYGLEPGQLKLVRDDEVPRFTGAKKMSLHQTGFEEVISAADLLGRCPRHLVLIGCQPLDLEDWGGPLTKPVRDQIAPALELGCEILAEWGVEVMPRTAPLAESERLLANDIDHQHYEMRGRPT, from the coding sequence ATGCCGACATCTTCGCAAGCAAACCGCATCCTGGTGCTCGGCATCGGCAACATCCTGTGGGCCGACGAAGGCTTTGGCGTGCGCGCGGTGGAGGAATTCCACCGCCGCTACGCCGTGCCCAACAACGTCACCATTCTCGACGGCGGCACGCAGGGGCTCTACCTCGTGAACTACCTGGAGGATGCGGATCGTTTGATCGTGTTCGACGCGATCGACTATGGGCTCGAGCCCGGGCAGTTGAAGCTCGTTCGCGACGACGAGGTGCCGCGTTTCACCGGCGCCAAGAAGATGAGCTTGCACCAGACCGGCTTCGAGGAGGTCATCAGCGCGGCCGACCTGCTGGGCCGTTGTCCGCGACATCTCGTATTGATCGGCTGCCAGCCGCTCGACCTCGAGGATTGGGGTGGGCCGCTGACGAAGCCGGTGCGCGATCAGATCGCGCCGGCGCTCGAGCTTGGTTGCGAGATCCTGGCCGAATGGGGCGTCGAGGTGATGCCGCGCACCGCGCCGTTGGCAGAATCGGAGCGGCTGCTCGCAAACGACATCGATCATCAGCATTACGAGATGAGGGGGCGGCCGACCTGA
- a CDS encoding rubredoxin, which translates to MSGFENFGVRQDVADVTRLECGICWTVYDPTDGDGVAQIEPGTPFAALPEDWRCPNCDSPKSKFMAIES; encoded by the coding sequence ATGAGCGGGTTCGAGAATTTTGGCGTGCGCCAGGACGTCGCCGATGTCACGCGGCTGGAATGCGGCATCTGCTGGACGGTCTATGATCCCACCGATGGCGACGGGGTGGCACAGATCGAGCCTGGCACTCCGTTCGCGGCGTTGCCGGAAGACTGGCGTTGCCCGAACTGCGACTCTCCAAAATCCAAGTTCATGGCGATCGAGTCATGA
- a CDS encoding HypC/HybG/HupF family hydrogenase formation chaperone has protein sequence MCLGLPMTIVETDGISALCEFRGEQRRVSMLLLSNPPAGARVLVFIDTAVRLLHEAEARLIGAAIDGLGAAINGEDCDRFFADLIDREPQLPEHLRLD, from the coding sequence ATGTGCCTCGGCTTGCCGATGACGATCGTTGAGACTGACGGGATATCGGCGCTGTGCGAGTTCCGAGGCGAGCAGCGGCGCGTTTCGATGCTGCTGCTCTCAAACCCGCCGGCCGGTGCCAGGGTGCTGGTCTTTATCGACACCGCGGTTCGGCTTCTGCATGAGGCCGAGGCGCGCCTGATCGGCGCCGCGATCGACGGCCTGGGCGCAGCGATCAATGGCGAGGATTGCGATCGCTTCTTCGCCGACCTCATTGACCGCGAGCCGCAACTGCCCGAGCATCTCCGGCTTGATTAG
- a CDS encoding HypC/HybG/HupF family hydrogenase formation chaperone: MCLAIPAEVTKLLPDNMAVVSIDGVSKEISVALIETLAVGDYVIIHVGYALTKIDPEEAQRTLELLREIGAESREAAQ, translated from the coding sequence ATGTGTCTCGCGATACCTGCTGAGGTCACAAAGCTCCTGCCCGACAACATGGCCGTCGTCTCGATCGATGGCGTCAGCAAGGAGATCTCGGTGGCGCTGATCGAAACCCTCGCCGTCGGCGACTACGTGATCATCCATGTGGGCTACGCCCTGACCAAGATCGATCCGGAGGAGGCGCAGCGGACGCTGGAGCTGTTGCGTGAAATCGGCGCCGAAAGCCGGGAGGCCGCGCAATGA
- the hypF gene encoding carbamoyltransferase HypF: protein MSMSGEAMARDRRRLRLHVRGAVQGVGFRPYVYGLAARYRLGGFVANDPDGVVIEVEGDRAADFVDALPLEKPPLARIDEISVQPVGITESDEFHIRASEQGKVSTRIAADAATCPQCLSELFDPASRFHLYPFVNCTHCGPRYTIAEQLPYDRRTTAMRRFAMCTACAADYADPASRRFHAEAIACPRCGPRISHGTKQIATAIADGRIVAIKGLGGYQLLCNAREDAAVWRLRHRKHRNQKPFAVMVGSTDVVGEIAEIDAVGLALLESSPRPIVLMRSRDMLPPAIAPELSRIGVMLPVAPLHHLVLKALNSAHPRADGASWAIVATSANPGGEPLVIVNDEAKRRLAGIADLIVTHDRDIVTRADDSVVSVVAGRAQFIRRARGYIPEPIRLAKSVPSVLAVGGALKSTVTVIRGNEAFVSQHIGDLDTAESIRFFEETVDHLLSTLDIEPVVIAHDLHPNMASTRFAEASGRRLIAVQHHHAHAASVMAEHGVAGPALALVLDGFGYGSDGGNWGGELLSCDGARFRRLGHLAPMKMPGGDRATREPWRMAASVLHALRRGDAIAKRFAMQPQAARLCAMLDQPGVATTTSAGRLFDAVAGLLGLCPVQSYEGEAAMKLEARVRTPRLAEDGWTIENGVLSLFPLLERLAVDPVDGAELFHGTFAAACIDWIARAALETSVTTVILSGGCFLNAILADEIGRGCIATGLSPLLPRQVPSNDGGLSLGQAWVAALQLLEQQGPERNA from the coding sequence ATGAGCATGAGCGGCGAGGCCATGGCGCGAGACCGAAGACGGCTGCGCCTGCATGTGCGCGGCGCCGTGCAGGGCGTGGGCTTTCGTCCCTACGTCTACGGCCTCGCCGCGCGCTATCGGCTCGGCGGCTTCGTTGCCAATGATCCCGATGGCGTGGTGATCGAGGTCGAGGGCGACCGCGCCGCCGATTTTGTCGATGCGCTGCCGCTGGAAAAACCGCCACTGGCTCGGATAGACGAGATTTCCGTGCAACCGGTCGGCATCACCGAAAGCGACGAGTTCCACATCCGCGCCAGTGAGCAGGGCAAGGTCTCGACCCGGATCGCCGCCGATGCCGCGACCTGTCCGCAGTGTCTGAGCGAGCTGTTTGATCCGGCGAGCCGCTTCCATCTCTATCCTTTCGTCAACTGCACCCATTGCGGCCCGCGCTACACCATCGCCGAGCAGTTGCCCTATGACCGCCGTACCACCGCGATGAGGCGCTTCGCGATGTGCACGGCCTGCGCAGCAGACTATGCCGATCCGGCGAGCCGTCGCTTCCACGCCGAAGCAATTGCCTGCCCGCGATGTGGGCCAAGGATCAGTCATGGTACCAAGCAGATCGCCACTGCGATCGCCGACGGAAGGATCGTCGCGATCAAGGGACTCGGCGGATATCAATTGCTGTGCAATGCCCGTGAAGATGCGGCCGTGTGGCGTCTGCGGCACCGGAAGCATCGCAATCAGAAGCCGTTCGCCGTGATGGTCGGTTCGACGGATGTGGTCGGCGAGATCGCTGAAATCGATGCGGTCGGGCTCGCGCTGCTGGAATCCTCGCCGCGGCCCATCGTGCTGATGAGATCCCGCGATATGCTCCCGCCCGCGATTGCGCCGGAGCTGTCGCGGATCGGCGTCATGCTGCCCGTCGCGCCGCTGCATCATCTGGTGCTGAAGGCGCTCAATTCGGCGCATCCGCGGGCGGACGGCGCAAGTTGGGCGATCGTGGCAACCAGCGCCAATCCTGGCGGCGAGCCGCTGGTGATCGTCAATGACGAGGCCAAACGGCGGCTTGCCGGCATCGCCGACCTGATCGTCACGCATGACCGCGACATCGTCACCCGCGCGGACGACTCTGTCGTGTCGGTGGTCGCGGGCCGGGCGCAGTTCATCCGCCGCGCCCGCGGCTATATTCCCGAGCCGATTAGGCTCGCGAAGTCCGTCCCGTCGGTGCTTGCGGTCGGCGGCGCGCTGAAGTCGACGGTCACCGTCATCCGCGGCAACGAAGCCTTCGTCTCCCAGCACATCGGCGATCTCGACACCGCGGAAAGCATTCGCTTTTTCGAGGAGACCGTGGATCACCTGCTCTCGACGCTGGACATCGAGCCGGTCGTCATCGCCCACGACCTGCATCCGAACATGGCCTCGACCCGTTTCGCTGAAGCCAGCGGGAGGCGGCTGATCGCGGTCCAGCATCACCATGCCCATGCGGCATCCGTGATGGCGGAACATGGCGTCGCAGGGCCAGCGTTGGCGCTGGTGCTCGACGGCTTCGGCTATGGCAGCGACGGTGGCAATTGGGGCGGCGAGTTGCTCTCGTGCGATGGTGCACGCTTCCGGCGGCTCGGACATCTGGCGCCGATGAAGATGCCGGGTGGCGATCGCGCGACGCGCGAGCCGTGGCGCATGGCCGCGAGCGTGCTGCACGCCTTGCGGCGCGGCGACGCGATTGCGAAGCGCTTTGCGATGCAGCCGCAGGCTGCGCGTCTCTGCGCTATGCTCGACCAGCCCGGCGTGGCGACGACGACCAGCGCCGGCCGGCTGTTTGACGCGGTGGCGGGGCTGCTTGGTCTCTGTCCGGTGCAGAGTTACGAGGGCGAAGCCGCAATGAAGCTGGAAGCGCGTGTCCGCACACCGCGCCTCGCGGAGGACGGCTGGACGATCGAGAATGGCGTGCTGTCTCTTTTCCCCTTGCTCGAGCGCCTTGCGGTCGATCCGGTCGATGGGGCCGAGCTCTTCCATGGCACCTTCGCCGCCGCCTGCATCGACTGGATCGCGCGCGCGGCACTGGAGACCAGCGTCACGACCGTCATCCTGAGCGGTGGCTGCTTCCTCAACGCGATCCTCGCAGACGAGATCGGGCGCGGCTGCATCGCCACCGGGCTCTCGCCGTTGCTGCCTCGCCAGGTGCCGTCCAATGACGGCGGCCTCAGCCTCGGGCAGGCCTGGGTCGCCGCGCTCCAACTCCTCGAACAGCAAGGCCCGGAAAGAAACGCCTGA
- a CDS encoding hydrogenase accessory protein, with protein sequence MKFQQGRQDLARRGLPEVDAATVDRFLNTTDEARAIAVLLSAGDPARFPEAIDVAVVLPELIEAFKGRLRAAVIARGAESELGQRFGVRVQPTLIFVAKGETLGLIAKIQDWSIYVDRITKLIDRPRGTSAVVMTTIVPQHRQSVEL encoded by the coding sequence ATGAAATTCCAGCAGGGAAGGCAGGATCTGGCGCGGCGTGGCTTGCCGGAGGTGGATGCTGCGACGGTCGATCGTTTTCTGAATACGACCGACGAGGCCCGCGCCATCGCCGTGTTGCTGTCGGCGGGAGACCCCGCGCGTTTTCCGGAGGCGATCGACGTCGCGGTCGTGCTGCCGGAGCTGATCGAGGCATTCAAGGGTCGGTTGCGTGCCGCGGTGATCGCCCGCGGTGCCGAGAGCGAACTCGGCCAGCGTTTTGGCGTGCGCGTGCAGCCGACGCTGATCTTCGTCGCCAAGGGCGAGACACTCGGGCTGATCGCGAAGATCCAGGACTGGTCGATCTATGTCGACCGCATCACCAAGCTGATCGACCGTCCGCGCGGCACGAGCGCCGTTGTCATGACAACCATCGTTCCCCAGCACCGCCAAAGTGTCGAACTATGA
- a CDS encoding nickel-dependent hydrogenase large subunit: MGIQTPNGFNLDNSGKRIVVDPVTRIEGHMRVEVNVDADNVIRNAVSTGTMWRGIEVILKNRDPRDAWAFTERICGVCTGTHALTSVRAVENALGIAIPENANSIRNLMQLALQVHDHVVHFYHLHALDWVDLVSALSADPRATSTLAQSISSWPLSSPGYFKDLQTRLKKFFESGQLGPFKNGYWGSKAYKLPPEANLMAVAHYLEALDFQKEIVKIHTIFGGKNPHPNWLVGGVPCPINVDGTGAVGAINIERLNLISSIIDRLIEFNEQVYLPDVAAIGSFYKDWLYGGGISGKSVLSYGDVPEHANDYSSKSLKLPRGAIISGNLSEVLPVDHANPDEIQEFVVHSWYKYPDETKGLHPWDGLTEPNYVLGPNAKGTKTAIEQLDEDGKYSWIKAPRWRGHAMEVGPLARWVVGYAQNKAEFKDPVDKFLKDMDLPLSALFSTLGRTAARALESVWAGRQMRYFQDKLVANIKAGDSSTANVDKWKPESWPKEAKGFGFTEAPRGALAHWIKIKETKIDNYQCVVPTTWNGSPRDPQGNIGAFEASLMNTPMVNPEQPLEILRTIHSFDPCLACSTHVMSPDGQEMASVKVR, from the coding sequence ATGGGTATCCAGACTCCCAACGGCTTCAATCTCGACAATTCCGGCAAGCGCATCGTCGTCGATCCGGTGACCCGTATCGAAGGTCACATGCGGGTCGAGGTCAATGTCGACGCCGACAACGTCATCCGAAACGCAGTCTCCACCGGCACGATGTGGCGCGGGATCGAGGTGATCCTGAAGAACCGCGATCCCCGCGACGCCTGGGCGTTCACGGAACGGATCTGCGGCGTCTGCACCGGCACGCACGCGCTGACGTCGGTGCGCGCGGTCGAGAACGCGCTCGGGATCGCCATTCCAGAGAACGCCAATTCGATCCGCAATCTGATGCAGCTTGCCTTGCAGGTGCACGACCACGTCGTTCACTTCTATCACCTGCACGCGCTGGATTGGGTCGATTTGGTCTCCGCGCTTTCGGCCGACCCGCGGGCAACCTCGACGCTCGCGCAGTCGATCTCGAGCTGGCCGCTGTCGTCGCCAGGTTACTTCAAGGACCTGCAAACCCGTCTCAAGAAGTTCTTCGAGTCGGGGCAGTTGGGGCCCTTCAAGAACGGCTATTGGGGCAGCAAGGCCTACAAGCTGCCGCCTGAGGCCAATCTGATGGCGGTCGCGCACTATCTGGAGGCGCTCGATTTCCAGAAGGAGATCGTCAAGATCCACACCATCTTCGGCGGCAAGAATCCGCATCCGAACTGGCTCGTGGGCGGCGTGCCCTGTCCGATCAATGTCGATGGCACGGGTGCGGTCGGTGCCATCAACATCGAGCGCCTGAACCTGATCTCGTCGATCATCGATCGCCTGATCGAGTTCAACGAGCAGGTCTACCTGCCCGACGTGGCGGCGATCGGTTCGTTCTACAAGGACTGGCTCTACGGCGGCGGTATTTCCGGCAAGAGCGTACTCTCTTATGGCGACGTGCCGGAACACGCCAACGACTACTCCTCCAAGAGCCTGAAGCTGCCGCGGGGCGCCATCATAAGCGGCAATCTCTCGGAGGTGCTTCCCGTCGATCATGCCAACCCCGATGAGATCCAGGAGTTCGTGGTTCACTCCTGGTACAAATATCCCGACGAAACCAAGGGACTGCATCCCTGGGACGGCTTGACCGAGCCGAACTACGTGCTGGGGCCCAATGCGAAAGGCACCAAGACCGCGATCGAGCAGCTCGATGAGGACGGAAAATATTCATGGATCAAGGCGCCGCGCTGGCGGGGTCACGCCATGGAGGTCGGCCCGCTGGCGCGTTGGGTGGTGGGCTATGCGCAGAACAAGGCCGAGTTCAAGGATCCTGTCGACAAGTTCCTGAAGGATATGGACCTTCCGCTGTCGGCGCTATTCTCGACGCTCGGTCGCACGGCGGCGCGCGCGCTGGAGTCCGTCTGGGCCGGACGACAAATGCGCTACTTCCAGGACAAGCTCGTCGCCAACATCAAGGCCGGCGACAGCTCGACCGCGAACGTCGACAAGTGGAAGCCGGAGAGCTGGCCGAAGGAGGCCAAGGGTTTTGGCTTCACCGAGGCGCCGCGCGGCGCGCTCGCGCACTGGATCAAGATCAAGGAAACCAAGATCGACAACTACCAGTGCGTGGTGCCGACCACCTGGAACGGCTCACCGCGCGATCCGCAAGGGAACATCGGTGCATTCGAGGCCTCGCTGATGAACACCCCGATGGTCAATCCCGAGCAGCCTTTGGAGATCCTGCGCACGATCCATTCCTTCGATCCGTGCCTGGCCTGCTCCACGCATGTCATGAGTCCGGACGGCCAGGAAATGGCCAGCGTCAAGGTCAGGTGA
- the hypA gene encoding hydrogenase maturation nickel metallochaperone HypA gives MHEMALCEGIIEIIQEESRKHAFARVNVVCLEIGALSHVAPEAMKFCFEAVAARTIAQGARLEIVETPGAAWCMACSKGVEIKQRYEPCPSCGSYQLQVTGGEEMRVRELEVD, from the coding sequence ATGCATGAGATGGCGCTGTGCGAGGGAATCATCGAGATTATCCAGGAGGAGTCGCGCAAGCACGCCTTCGCTAGGGTGAACGTCGTGTGCCTGGAGATCGGTGCGCTCAGCCATGTTGCGCCTGAGGCGATGAAGTTCTGCTTCGAGGCCGTCGCCGCGCGCACCATTGCGCAAGGAGCAAGGCTCGAGATCGTCGAGACGCCGGGAGCGGCCTGGTGCATGGCCTGCTCCAAAGGCGTCGAGATCAAGCAGCGCTATGAGCCGTGTCCGTCCTGCGGCAGCTATCAATTGCAGGTGACCGGCGGCGAAGAGATGCGCGTGAGGGAACTGGAGGTCGACTGA
- the hybE gene encoding [NiFe]-hydrogenase assembly chaperone HybE: MTADTQIPASAADADAEAWGELLAGSYREIGERAMRDLPIYNDALGVEAVGFRWFNGTTIGIMVTPWFMNVVMPASAIARDTSGPSLRIRFPAGDIEFTLSEVGQMGLIASCSLFSPMFQFADMVTARATAEATLAELMLPADSEEAVRRREPATSPIDRRNFLRGVLTERCG; the protein is encoded by the coding sequence ATGACGGCTGATACGCAAATTCCTGCCAGCGCCGCCGACGCCGACGCCGAAGCGTGGGGCGAGCTCTTGGCAGGAAGCTATCGGGAGATCGGCGAGCGCGCGATGCGCGATCTGCCGATCTACAACGACGCGCTCGGCGTCGAAGCGGTCGGTTTCCGCTGGTTCAACGGCACGACCATCGGCATCATGGTCACGCCCTGGTTCATGAACGTGGTGATGCCGGCGAGCGCGATCGCGCGGGATACGTCGGGCCCGAGCCTGCGAATCCGCTTCCCTGCGGGCGATATCGAATTCACTCTCAGCGAGGTCGGACAAATGGGCCTGATCGCGAGCTGCTCGCTGTTCTCGCCGATGTTCCAGTTCGCGGACATGGTCACCGCGCGGGCGACGGCCGAAGCGACCCTCGCCGAGCTGATGCTGCCGGCCGACAGCGAGGAGGCGGTCCGTCGTCGCGAGCCCGCAACAAGCCCGATCGATCGGCGTAACTTCCTGCGCGGTGTTCTGACGGAGCGGTGCGGATGA
- the cybH gene encoding Ni/Fe-hydrogenase, b-type cytochrome subunit yields the protein MMDVAARPAEAEPDLSAIAADAAGEHGVGRPAVYVYEAPVRICHWVNAFSIIVLMVTGYLIATPLPSVEGEASANFVMGYIRFSHFAAGQVLAVFFLARILWAFVGNHHSRQIFYLPVHRKHFWKEVLHEIRWYAFLEREPKMYVGHNPLARTAMFTGFTLFVAFMIVTGFALYSEGAGIDSWQHKLFGWVFAIWPNSQDVHTWHHLGMWALVVFVMVHIYAAVREDIMSRQSIISSMISGERQFRD from the coding sequence ATGATGGATGTAGCTGCACGTCCGGCGGAAGCCGAGCCGGACCTCTCCGCGATAGCGGCCGATGCGGCCGGCGAACATGGGGTCGGCCGTCCCGCCGTCTATGTCTACGAAGCGCCGGTGCGGATCTGCCATTGGGTGAACGCGTTCTCGATCATCGTGCTGATGGTGACCGGTTATCTGATCGCAACGCCATTGCCGTCGGTCGAGGGCGAGGCCTCGGCGAACTTCGTGATGGGCTATATCCGCTTTTCCCATTTCGCGGCGGGGCAGGTGCTGGCGGTGTTCTTCCTTGCCCGCATTCTGTGGGCCTTCGTCGGAAATCACCATTCCCGGCAGATTTTTTATCTGCCGGTGCATCGCAAGCACTTCTGGAAGGAAGTGCTGCATGAAATCCGCTGGTATGCGTTCCTGGAGCGCGAGCCGAAGATGTATGTCGGCCACAACCCGCTGGCGCGGACCGCGATGTTCACGGGCTTCACGCTGTTCGTGGCGTTCATGATCGTTACCGGCTTTGCGCTCTATTCGGAAGGTGCGGGCATCGACAGTTGGCAGCACAAGCTGTTCGGTTGGGTGTTCGCGATCTGGCCGAACAGCCAGGACGTTCACACCTGGCATCATCTCGGCATGTGGGCGCTGGTCGTGTTCGTGATGGTGCACATCTACGCCGCGGTCCGTGAGGACATCATGTCGCGCCAGAGCATCATCTCCTCGATGATCTCCGGCGAGCGGCAATTCCGCGACTAA